TAATAACTCTAAGCCAAAACTGAACATGTAAACACAGGGATGAAATCAATGCTTATGCTCTACATTGCCCAATAAATggctgaaataaaatatatacagaatGCATTCATGCCTACCATCAATTATCTCTTGTTTTACTTTATCTAGTTCCTTCCTCATTTCATCCATTATCTCTTCTTTAAGTCTCTCCAGCTCTCCTGATGAAGCCCCCCCACCACTGGATGATTCTCCAAGGCCATTGACTCTGGGGGTGCTGCCGTCATCTGAGGTGGAGCCAAACCTCTTTCGCGAAGGCTTGGGTGATTCAGGTCCAGTCTTGCCATTTGTTGAGGAAGTGTTCCCAGGACTCTTTTGTGACGATCTTGGTGGGTCCTGTGGAAGAGTAAATATATCTTATTAAGTTATTCCTTAATTTTTTTCAGAATTATCTGAATTTTACTTACAGCAAGTCTAAAATAAAGCACATTTATGCTATATAACAAAATATTCAAAACCTCCTGAGCTAAATCTAGAATCAGAAAAAATAACTGTCAATATTCTTCCGAGAACCAACCTGTGACtgcgtgggagaggaaggagggtccTTGTTCTTGGCCCTGCGTCGTGCAAGTGTGGCAGCCATTTCATCCATCATAGTCATCATACCACCTAACCCTGGCCGTTCCCCTGAGCCACGTCCAATACTGCCACCAGAGCTGCTGGAGCCAGTACTCTCACTGTCTGGGGCACGAGTCTTACGTAGTTTGGCACTAGCTAAAGCATTAGCTAACCCACTTGGTTCATCTGATGATGATTGAGATCTTGCTAGTCCAccaggtggagggggtggaggaggtggggcagCAGCagctggaggagcaggaggagctggaggaggaggaggtccacCTGCAGGGGGAGCAGGAGGTGCGGGTGGTGCTGGAGGACCACCTCCCACTGGTGGTGCTGGAGGTGCAGGAGGTCCacttgagggaagaggaggaggaccacCGGCTGGAAGTGGTGGAGGACAACCAGGGGGTGCTGGAGGTCCTGGAGGTGCTGGGGGTGCATTGGGGGCTGAGTTGGTGCGATGATGacctggaggtggaggtggtggaggtgctcCAATGTTCTGTTGGCCAGCCATGCGACGCTCTTGCATCACTGCTACATCTTCTCGCGTCATCGTCCTGCAGCAATTTGTACATGATCAGTGTACAGTTTATAATAGCCTTCAAACAGAGAAAACACTAGTAAATATAAAACATCAAAAAATAACAAGTAAGATTTCAGTGTTAATCTTATCAATCTAAAGCTTACTGATAGAGAAGAGACATGCTGCTATCTAACTACTTGGGATCTTACAGAAGAAATCCAActctacaaataaaaaaaagtgaaatgctaACCTAAATGAATAAGCTTACTTACACCTCTGATTCCATCATAGTTTGGCAGAACTTAAATACAAAATATAGCAAATAAAGGAAGGCTGATAATACATATtcaaatgaatataaaaaggataCCACCACCAGCGTCAGCTAGGGGAGCCTGGAGCGTGACTAGTTGTCTAGCAGTACTGTAGGAGAACTTGACTACTGAGATCTTATTATTGGGGATCAACAAACAACAGCTTTACCTACACATTTTTCAGTCTCCTACTCCCATGTCACTTCCCTTAATGCCTGGGAAAGATCTAGCACATATTTACTTTACAAGTACTCATCCACTGGCACAAGAGAAATGACACTGCAAGGAAACCAACAAGTGTAGCAGGTCAGCACCCCAGTCCCCATCCATTAGTGAGAGCAGCTGTGAGTCAGCATCAACGCAGCATCAGTAGagaggtagtggtagtagtggtccCTCGCCCGTGCACCAAGAGAGAGCATCAACAGCCCGGGCAGGTGTGATGCAGGCTATCTTTACTTTACCGcgtatcatgataatggtgatagttgtCGTAGGTCCTGTCGTAGGTTTTCTCGTAGTGGTTGTTGTAGGCATGGGGATCAGCATACCTGTACCCCATGTCCTCGTCGTTGTAGATCTGGTTGTGGTACTGGGGCTGAGACTGTTGCTGAGGCTGAGTCATCATGGGTGGCTGTTGTGgcaactgctgctgctgttgcggCACCTGCTGGGGAGGAGctgctgggggaggtggtgggggccCTTGCCGTACATTACCTCCATTGTTGAGCACCTGCAGTAAAGCATGTCAGCCTTATTATAGCATTACAATATCATGATAAAATACattgataaaacaaaacagtACCTTATTGTAACATTATGGAGTctctaataatttttttttttttaaagtactaCAGATCTAGTACTATTTTAggaatccaataaaaaaaaatatatgatcaaAACATACAATCAAATTGCCCTACTGCAAAAAGAATTGGAATATCTAAAAGTCAGAGAAAAGTCTATTCAGCTAAATTACTAGGTAAAGGTTTATGATCAATTCTCTA
This genomic interval from Penaeus chinensis breed Huanghai No. 1 chromosome 11, ASM1920278v2, whole genome shotgun sequence contains the following:
- the LOC125030616 gene encoding protein enabled-like isoform X4 — its product is MSEQSVCSARASVMIYDDVNKKWLPSGSSTGLSKVHIYQHTVNNTFRVVGRKLQDHEVVINCAILKGLKYNQATVTFHQWRDNRQVYGLNFSSKDDADAFAHAMLQALEVLNNGGNVRQGPPPPPPAAPPQQVPQQQQQLPQQPPMMTQPQQQSQPQYHNQIYNDEDMGYRYADPHAYNNHYEKTYDRTYDNYHHYHDTRTMTREDVAVMQERRMAGQQNIGAPPPPPPPGHHRTNSAPNAPPAPPGPPAPPGCPPPLPAGGPPPLPSSGPPAPPAPPVGGGPPAPPAPPAPPAGGPPPPPAPPAPPAAAAPPPPPPPPGGLARSQSSSDEPSGLANALASAKLRKTRAPDSESTGSSSSGGSIGRGSGERPGLGGMMTMMDEMAATLARRRAKNKDPPSSPTQSQDPPRSSQKSPGNTSSTNGKTGPESPKPSRKRFGSTSDDGSTPRVNGLGESSSGGGASSGELERLKEEIMDEMRKELDKVKQEIIDAVKMELNRR
- the LOC125030616 gene encoding protein enabled-like isoform X3, whose translation is MESGEQSVCSARASVMIYDDVNKKWLPSGSSTGLSKVHIYQHTVNNTFRVVGRKLQDHEVVINCAILKGLKYNQATVTFHQWRDNRQVYGLNFSSKDDADAFAHAMLQALEVLNNGGNVRQGPPPPPPAAPPQQVPQQQQQLPQQPPMMTQPQQQSQPQYHNQIYNDEDMGYRYADPHAYNNHYEKTYDRTYDNYHHYHDTRTMTREDVAVMQERRMAGQQNIGAPPPPPPPGHHRTNSAPNAPPAPPGPPAPPGCPPPLPAGGPPPLPSSGPPAPPAPPVGGGPPAPPAPPAPPAGGPPPPPAPPAPPAAAAPPPPPPPPGGLARSQSSSDEPSGLANALASAKLRKTRAPDSESTGSSSSGGSIGRGSGERPGLGGMMTMMDEMAATLARRRAKNKDPPSSPTQSQDPPRSSQKSPGNTSSTNGKTGPESPKPSRKRFGSTSDDGSTPRVNGLGESSSGGGASSGELERLKEEIMDEMRKELDKVKQEIIDAVKMELNRR
- the LOC125030616 gene encoding protein enabled-like isoform X1 encodes the protein MWITNNCSCSGLLSMLVLSEQSVCSARASVMIYDDVNKKWLPSGSSTGLSKVHIYQHTVNNTFRVVGRKLQDHEVVINCAILKGLKYNQATVTFHQWRDNRQVYGLNFSSKDDADAFAHAMLQALEVLNNGGNVRQGPPPPPPAAPPQQVPQQQQQLPQQPPMMTQPQQQSQPQYHNQIYNDEDMGYRYADPHAYNNHYEKTYDRTYDNYHHYHDTRTMTREDVAVMQERRMAGQQNIGAPPPPPPPGHHRTNSAPNAPPAPPGPPAPPGCPPPLPAGGPPPLPSSGPPAPPAPPVGGGPPAPPAPPAPPAGGPPPPPAPPAPPAAAAPPPPPPPPGGLARSQSSSDEPSGLANALASAKLRKTRAPDSESTGSSSSGGSIGRGSGERPGLGGMMTMMDEMAATLARRRAKNKDPPSSPTQSQDPPRSSQKSPGNTSSTNGKTGPESPKPSRKRFGSTSDDGSTPRVNGLGESSSGGGASSGELERLKEEIMDEMRKELDKVKQEIIDAVKMELNRR
- the LOC125030616 gene encoding protein enabled-like isoform X2, whose translation is MHHCHKIRKNRRTIYGEQSVCSARASVMIYDDVNKKWLPSGSSTGLSKVHIYQHTVNNTFRVVGRKLQDHEVVINCAILKGLKYNQATVTFHQWRDNRQVYGLNFSSKDDADAFAHAMLQALEVLNNGGNVRQGPPPPPPAAPPQQVPQQQQQLPQQPPMMTQPQQQSQPQYHNQIYNDEDMGYRYADPHAYNNHYEKTYDRTYDNYHHYHDTRTMTREDVAVMQERRMAGQQNIGAPPPPPPPGHHRTNSAPNAPPAPPGPPAPPGCPPPLPAGGPPPLPSSGPPAPPAPPVGGGPPAPPAPPAPPAGGPPPPPAPPAPPAAAAPPPPPPPPGGLARSQSSSDEPSGLANALASAKLRKTRAPDSESTGSSSSGGSIGRGSGERPGLGGMMTMMDEMAATLARRRAKNKDPPSSPTQSQDPPRSSQKSPGNTSSTNGKTGPESPKPSRKRFGSTSDDGSTPRVNGLGESSSGGGASSGELERLKEEIMDEMRKELDKVKQEIIDAVKMELNRR
- the LOC125030616 gene encoding protein enabled homolog isoform X5, producing MWITNNCSCSGLLSMLVLSEQSVCSARASVMIYDDVNKKWLPSGSSTGLSKVHIYQHTVNNTFRVVGRKLQDHEVVINCAILKGLKYNQATVTFHQWRDNRQVYGLNFSSKDDADAFAHAMLQALEVLNNGGNVRQGPPPPPPAAPPQQVPQQQQQLPQQPPMMTQPQQQSQPQYHNQIYNDEDMGYRTMTREDVAVMQERRMAGQQNIGAPPPPPPPGHHRTNSAPNAPPAPPGPPAPPGCPPPLPAGGPPPLPSSGPPAPPAPPVGGGPPAPPAPPAPPAGGPPPPPAPPAPPAAAAPPPPPPPPGGLARSQSSSDEPSGLANALASAKLRKTRAPDSESTGSSSSGGSIGRGSGERPGLGGMMTMMDEMAATLARRRAKNKDPPSSPTQSQDPPRSSQKSPGNTSSTNGKTGPESPKPSRKRFGSTSDDGSTPRVNGLGESSSGGGASSGELERLKEEIMDEMRKELDKVKQEIIDAVKMELNRR